A stretch of the uncultured Desulfobacter sp. genome encodes the following:
- a CDS encoding EamA family transporter, giving the protein MNFFYIIGTVVFTVYGQLILKWRISEYGTLPVPFINKVIFLIKLVADPFILSGFLSAFIASLFWMAAMTKFDLSFAYPFMSASFVLVFLFSILLFNEPFSFYKVLGLFFIVLGIVITSRA; this is encoded by the coding sequence ATGAACTTTTTTTATATCATAGGAACTGTTGTTTTTACCGTTTATGGACAGTTAATTTTAAAATGGCGAATCTCTGAGTATGGAACATTGCCTGTTCCATTTATAAATAAAGTTATTTTTTTAATCAAACTGGTGGCAGATCCTTTTATTTTGTCAGGCTTTTTATCGGCATTTATTGCCTCTTTATTTTGGATGGCGGCAATGACAAAATTTGATTTAAGTTTCGCGTATCCTTTTATGAGCGCGTCGTTTGTATTGGTTTTTCTCTTTTCAATACTTTTGTTTAATGAACCTTTTTCGTTTTATAAAGTGTTGGGGCTGTTTTTTATCGTACTTGGCATTGTGATAACAAGCAGAGCATAA
- a CDS encoding GNAT family N-acetyltransferase — MNKKELLKHNALLVDRKIVYQLSTNKKMVKNDDCIFDYSKKQISKDLLNLTYKSGQYSRFLLDKKLPENAFENLYKAWIEKSLSKEIADKVFVAQINHKVIGFVTIKIEDGKGQIGLIAVSEHAQGQKIGSKLIDACILYLQEKSINKLIVHTQLANTQACGFYENYGFKKELITNIYHFWI; from the coding sequence ATGAATAAGAAAGAACTACTTAAACATAATGCATTGTTGGTTGATAGGAAAATAGTCTATCAGCTTAGTACCAATAAAAAAATGGTCAAAAATGATGATTGTATTTTTGATTATAGTAAAAAACAAATATCTAAAGACTTATTGAATTTGACTTATAAAAGCGGCCAGTATTCTCGGTTTTTATTAGATAAAAAATTGCCGGAGAATGCATTTGAAAATTTATATAAAGCGTGGATAGAAAAATCGCTTTCAAAAGAAATTGCAGATAAGGTTTTTGTTGCCCAAATTAATCATAAAGTTATAGGTTTTGTCACAATAAAAATAGAAGATGGAAAAGGGCAGATTGGTTTAATAGCAGTTTCAGAGCACGCACAAGGGCAAAAAATTGGTTCAAAATTAATTGATGCTTGTATTTTATATTTGCAAGAAAAATCAATAAATAAATTAATTGTTCACACTCAATTGGCCAATACCCAAGCTTGTGGGTTTTATGAAAATTATGGTTTTAAAAAAGAATTAATAACAAATATATATCACTTTTGGATATGA
- a CDS encoding glycosyltransferase family 2 protein has product MSEEVHISIVSPVYRSENIVLELVKQIKKNVLPITKDFEIILINDASPDSSWQKITDECQKDKRVKGINLSRNFGQHYAITAGLNYASGEWIIVMDCDLQDRPDEIPNLYQKAREGYDSVFAQRAARNDSFVKKSLSKIFYYFFSYLTDTKQDATIANFGIYNKKVIHAILSMKDQIRFFPTMVQWVGFRQYHLPVKHAKRFEGKSTYNFKGLFQLAINSILAFSDKPLRLTVKIGFFTTILSLLTIIVYFFMYLSGSIQVLGFTSLILSSWFLSGVIIFILGFLGLYIGKIFEKVKDRPTFIVNEVINIDE; this is encoded by the coding sequence ATGTCAGAAGAAGTACATATATCAATTGTTTCACCGGTATACAGGTCAGAAAATATAGTTCTGGAACTTGTAAAACAAATAAAAAAAAATGTTCTACCCATTACCAAAGATTTTGAAATAATTCTTATAAATGATGCTTCGCCTGATAGCTCCTGGCAGAAGATAACAGACGAATGTCAAAAAGACAAACGGGTAAAAGGCATAAATTTAAGTCGCAATTTCGGGCAACATTATGCCATTACTGCCGGGTTAAATTATGCATCTGGCGAATGGATTATTGTTATGGACTGTGATTTGCAGGATAGACCGGATGAAATCCCTAATTTGTACCAAAAAGCACGGGAAGGTTATGATAGTGTTTTTGCTCAAAGAGCGGCCCGTAACGATTCTTTTGTTAAAAAAAGTCTTTCTAAAATTTTTTATTATTTTTTTAGCTATTTAACAGATACAAAGCAAGATGCAACTATTGCAAATTTTGGAATTTATAATAAAAAAGTAATTCATGCCATACTATCCATGAAAGACCAAATTCGATTTTTCCCGACCATGGTGCAATGGGTTGGTTTTAGACAATATCATTTGCCCGTTAAACACGCCAAACGTTTTGAAGGAAAATCTACATATAATTTTAAGGGGTTATTCCAGCTTGCAATTAACTCTATCCTGGCATTTTCAGATAAACCATTACGATTAACAGTGAAAATTGGATTTTTTACTACGATTCTTTCATTATTGACGATCATTGTGTATTTTTTTATGTATCTGAGTGGCTCAATTCAAGTTCTTGGCTTTACCAGTTTGATTCTCTCTTCCTGGTTTTTATCAGGCGTTATCATTTTTATATTAGGTTTTCTTGGGCTGTATATCGGAAAAATTTTTGAAAAGGTTAAAGACCGTCCGACTTTTATCGTCAATGAAGTTATCAATATAGACGAATAG
- a CDS encoding prepilin-type N-terminal cleavage/methylation domain-containing protein, producing MKKTLTSKKGFTLIELMIVVAIIGILAAIAIPNFMAYQCKAKQSEAKSNLGNIHVMEEAYFAENDSYNGLDTVGFTTKGDARYSYSASYSDNAFTATASADLDDDATDSDLWTMTEGKVLSNVVNDCTN from the coding sequence ATGAAAAAAACTTTAACCAGCAAAAAAGGTTTTACCCTGATTGAGCTCATGATCGTTGTTGCGATCATCGGAATCTTGGCAGCTATTGCCATTCCCAATTTTATGGCGTATCAGTGCAAAGCCAAACAATCTGAGGCCAAAAGCAATCTTGGCAACATTCATGTTATGGAAGAGGCATATTTCGCTGAAAACGATTCTTATAACGGTTTAGACACCGTCGGATTTACGACAAAGGGTGACGCAAGGTATTCGTACAGCGCTTCATACTCGGATAACGCCTTCACGGCAACAGCTTCCGCAGATTTAGATGATGATGCTACAGACAGTGACCTATGGACCATGACCGAGGGAAAAGTGCTATCTAATGTTGTGAATGACTGCACTAACTAA
- a CDS encoding ABC transporter ATP-binding protein: MTLPENKSLYILNLQHICFSVKTGFFLRKKAILNDICLKVKHGSVVGMIGANGAGKTTTLNLAAGLLLPSSGKAFFQDVPVHALSVKKQIGYLAEIQHPFRHLKVIEWLKMLGNLSGIHGNTLTHRLEVLLDLFELNDMKQKFLHKLSKGQLQRLSFAQTLIHNPKILILDEPMSGLDTYWRSVILACLKQYKQTGGSIIFSSHVLTDVQEIADEICCIDKGRIKWTCGVEKMKEHLHTTSPNKKFKAIFQGTTEGTKEHGNEFGF; this comes from the coding sequence ATGACTCTTCCTGAAAATAAAAGCCTATATATTCTAAATTTGCAGCATATCTGTTTTTCAGTTAAAACTGGTTTTTTTTTAAGAAAAAAGGCCATTCTAAATGACATTTGCCTAAAGGTTAAACACGGCTCTGTCGTTGGCATGATCGGAGCCAACGGGGCTGGTAAAACCACCACATTGAATCTTGCTGCCGGATTATTACTTCCGTCATCCGGGAAAGCCTTTTTCCAGGATGTGCCGGTCCATGCCCTAAGCGTAAAAAAACAAATCGGCTACCTGGCTGAAATTCAGCATCCCTTCAGGCATCTTAAAGTAATTGAATGGCTTAAGATGCTGGGCAACTTATCGGGAATTCACGGCAATACCCTGACCCACAGATTAGAAGTGTTACTGGATCTGTTTGAATTAAATGACATGAAACAAAAATTTTTACATAAACTATCCAAAGGCCAACTCCAGCGACTGAGTTTTGCCCAGACGTTGATCCATAATCCTAAAATATTGATCCTAGATGAACCTATGAGCGGGCTTGACACATATTGGAGAAGTGTCATCCTGGCCTGCTTGAAACAATATAAGCAAACGGGCGGCAGTATCATATTCAGCTCCCATGTGTTAACCGATGTACAGGAAATAGCTGATGAGATTTGCTGTATAGATAAAGGAAGGATAAAATGGACTTGCGGTGTAGAAAAGATGAAAGAGCATTTACACACAACATCACCAAATAAAAAATTCAAAGCCATATTTCAGGGAACCACGGAAGGCACAAAAGAGCACGGAAATGAGTTTGGTTTTTAA
- a CDS encoding sigma-54 dependent transcriptional regulator, with protein sequence MTDEQHSILVVDDELSMREFLEMLLCKKGYKVSLAKNGKQALNSVKQKKYDLVLTDIRLGDITGLDVLRAVKKEHPDTVVIMISAYATTEIAVEAMNEGAYDFVPKPFDNNELSSTIAKALELLTLDQEKALRSSELKSHLHFNRIIGDSSGMQAIYKRIRQISPTKTNVLITGESGTGKELIARAIHDNSERKDKPFVVVNCGGIPDTLMESEFFGHVKGSFTGAVADKPGLFEAANTGTIFLDEIGELSTFLQVKLLRAVQGTRFKPVGGTKEFEVDVRIISATNKKLEQEVIDGNFREDLFFRLNVIPIKVPPLRDRKGDIELLAAHFVKKYSEKLGKDIVKLSSYAIDFLNQYSFPGNVRELENLIERSVALSSTNIILPESLTISSHKRRRWIEGIENSRFDLEDVASGVDIDNIMSDIEESYIKKAMEVAMGNKSKAAELLNLSLRSFRYRLDKIMPEKNEPGNSDAG encoded by the coding sequence ATGACAGATGAACAACACAGCATTCTGGTTGTAGATGACGAACTTAGTATGCGTGAGTTCCTTGAGATGCTTCTGTGCAAAAAAGGGTATAAGGTCTCTCTTGCCAAAAACGGCAAGCAGGCTCTCAACAGTGTTAAACAGAAAAAATACGATCTGGTGCTCACTGATATTCGTTTAGGCGATATTACAGGACTGGATGTGTTGAGGGCTGTGAAGAAAGAGCACCCGGATACCGTGGTAATCATGATCTCAGCCTATGCCACAACGGAAATCGCTGTGGAGGCAATGAACGAGGGGGCTTACGATTTTGTGCCCAAGCCCTTTGACAACAATGAGCTTAGCTCCACCATTGCGAAGGCTCTGGAACTTTTGACCCTGGACCAGGAAAAGGCTCTCCGATCGTCTGAGCTTAAATCCCATCTTCATTTCAACCGCATCATCGGCGACAGTTCCGGCATGCAGGCAATTTATAAGCGGATCCGGCAAATTAGCCCTACTAAAACCAATGTGTTGATCACCGGTGAAAGTGGAACCGGCAAAGAGCTTATAGCCCGGGCCATCCACGATAATTCCGAACGCAAGGACAAGCCATTTGTCGTGGTTAATTGTGGCGGAATCCCGGACACGTTGATGGAAAGTGAGTTTTTTGGACATGTCAAAGGCTCTTTTACCGGAGCTGTGGCAGACAAGCCGGGATTGTTTGAGGCTGCCAATACGGGTACTATTTTCCTGGATGAGATAGGCGAACTCTCCACTTTTTTGCAGGTAAAGCTTTTGCGTGCCGTCCAGGGAACCCGGTTCAAGCCCGTGGGCGGGACAAAGGAATTTGAGGTGGATGTCCGCATCATTTCGGCTACCAACAAAAAACTTGAACAGGAAGTCATTGACGGTAATTTTAGAGAAGATCTGTTTTTTCGGCTGAACGTAATTCCTATCAAAGTGCCGCCGTTGAGGGATAGAAAAGGGGATATTGAATTGCTTGCGGCTCATTTCGTGAAGAAATATTCGGAAAAATTGGGTAAGGACATCGTAAAGCTCTCTTCCTATGCCATTGATTTTTTGAATCAGTATTCTTTCCCCGGCAATGTCCGGGAGCTTGAGAATCTGATTGAACGATCGGTTGCCCTGTCCTCAACCAATATCATCTTACCTGAAAGCCTGACCATCTCTTCCCATAAACGGCGGCGCTGGATTGAGGGGATTGAAAACAGCCGTTTTGATTTAGAAGATGTCGCATCCGGTGTGGACATAGATAACATTATGTCTGACATTGAAGAGTCTTACATTAAAAAAGCCATGGAAGTAGCCATGGGCAACAAAAGTAAAGCGGCCGAGCTTTTAAATTTAAGCTTAAGGTCTTTCAGATATCGCTTGGACAAAATCATGCCCGAAAAAAACGAACCCGGGAATAGTGATGCTGGTTAA
- a CDS encoding Rpn family recombination-promoting nuclease/putative transposase, giving the protein MADKKSINKVNNPHDGLFRKTLTTRENAISVLQHYLPGSVLDLIDLESLEISKDSFIEKELSDYYSDMLYKVILKGHPGFVYVLFEHKSYHDRYVHLQLLEYIVKIWRLFKNQQKNGENPGLPVVIPLLICHGKRPWPEDGIHLSGLLNGPVKELSNYIPDFEFYLIDLTKFADENIKGTIMSRVMMLLFKYIFDPDLRTKLPEILSLMKELMTKQTGLQYLEIIFRYLASTIDGFSTEEIKDIFQQALSEKEGDYIMTLAEKLKEEGKIEGKIEGKIEGMIEGLHDTIELGITLKFPEHLDDIMNRVRGIHDLNVLMEIKESIKTAENISQILSFIK; this is encoded by the coding sequence ATGGCAGACAAAAAATCAATCAATAAAGTTAATAATCCCCATGACGGCCTTTTCCGGAAGACTTTGACCACCAGAGAAAACGCCATTAGCGTTTTACAGCATTACCTGCCCGGCTCCGTGTTGGATCTGATTGATTTGGAAAGCCTTGAGATCAGCAAAGACAGCTTTATTGAAAAAGAGCTGTCGGATTATTATTCGGACATGCTCTACAAAGTCATACTGAAAGGCCATCCGGGCTTTGTTTATGTGTTGTTCGAACATAAGAGTTATCACGATCGATACGTACATCTCCAACTGCTGGAATATATCGTGAAAATATGGCGATTGTTCAAAAATCAGCAGAAAAATGGGGAAAACCCCGGCCTGCCTGTTGTGATTCCGCTTTTAATCTGCCATGGAAAACGGCCATGGCCTGAAGACGGTATCCATTTATCCGGTTTACTGAATGGACCTGTGAAGGAGCTTTCGAATTACATACCCGATTTTGAGTTTTACCTTATTGATTTAACCAAGTTTGCTGATGAGAACATAAAAGGGACCATCATGTCCCGGGTGATGATGCTGCTTTTCAAATATATTTTTGATCCGGATTTGCGAACTAAACTACCTGAAATTTTATCGCTGATGAAGGAATTGATGACAAAGCAGACCGGCTTGCAATATCTTGAAATCATATTCCGCTATCTGGCAAGCACCATAGATGGTTTCTCCACGGAAGAAATTAAAGACATCTTCCAACAGGCATTATCTGAAAAAGAAGGAGATTATATTATGACTTTAGCAGAAAAACTAAAAGAAGAAGGGAAGATTGAAGGGAAGATCGAAGGGAAGATCGAAGGGATGATTGAAGGTTTGCACGATACCATAGAATTAGGCATAACCTTAAAATTCCCGGAGCATCTGGATGATATAATGAATCGGGTCAGAGGTATTCATGATCTTAATGTTTTGATGGAGATTAAAGAATCCATTAAGACGGCAGAGAATATTTCTCAGATTCTATCATTTATTAAATAG
- a CDS encoding dihydroorotase, translated as MQIQIKNIRVIDPGNIEGLKDISIKGGLFEAVSEPGQLPEVAEDSDDVTVIDGQGLIAVPGLIDVHVHLREPGQEYKETIETGAKAAAAGGITAVCSMPNTKPVNDNAQVTAFILSQAQKANAARVYPVGAISANLEGQKLNDIADMKNAGIRAVTDDGMPVSDSQLMRRTLEYCKSLDIPVFVHAEDKRLADGGSMNEGLPATVMGIKGIPNAAESVMVMRDIALAELTGARVHFCHMSTAQSIEAIRQAKAKGVPVTCETAPHYFTLTDADIPPYDTNFKMNPPLRSDKDRAAIIKGLIDGTIDMIATDHAPHAEDEKQVEFDQAAFGIVGLETSLGLCLDLVAQGHLTLVQLVEKMAKAPADLMGINNDIVPGNAADLTLIDLDAGWTVNPDAFVSKGRNTPFAGRQLTGAAAMTIVGGRVVYTRDFEG; from the coding sequence ATGCAGATTCAAATTAAAAACATCCGGGTGATTGATCCTGGTAATATTGAGGGCTTAAAGGATATCAGTATTAAGGGCGGTCTGTTTGAGGCCGTTTCGGAACCGGGGCAGTTGCCCGAAGTTGCCGAAGATTCTGACGATGTCACAGTCATTGATGGCCAGGGCCTGATCGCTGTGCCGGGGCTTATAGATGTGCATGTTCATCTGCGCGAGCCCGGCCAGGAATATAAGGAAACCATAGAGACAGGTGCCAAGGCTGCAGCAGCAGGCGGAATCACCGCGGTCTGTTCCATGCCCAATACCAAACCTGTGAATGACAATGCCCAGGTGACTGCCTTTATCCTTTCCCAGGCACAAAAGGCAAATGCGGCCAGGGTATATCCGGTGGGAGCCATTTCAGCGAATCTTGAAGGTCAAAAGCTCAACGATATTGCGGATATGAAAAACGCCGGAATCCGGGCTGTGACCGATGACGGTATGCCGGTTTCCGATTCCCAACTCATGAGGCGGACGCTGGAATACTGCAAATCCTTAGACATACCTGTGTTTGTTCATGCTGAAGATAAAAGGCTTGCTGATGGGGGATCCATGAACGAAGGGTTGCCTGCCACGGTGATGGGAATAAAAGGAATTCCCAATGCTGCGGAATCCGTCATGGTGATGCGCGATATTGCCCTGGCCGAATTGACCGGTGCCAGAGTTCATTTCTGCCACATGAGTACGGCCCAGTCCATTGAAGCCATCCGGCAGGCCAAGGCAAAGGGGGTTCCTGTCACCTGTGAAACCGCACCTCATTATTTTACCCTCACGGATGCTGATATCCCGCCCTATGACACCAATTTCAAGATGAATCCACCCTTGCGCAGCGACAAAGACCGGGCAGCTATTATTAAGGGGTTGATCGACGGCACCATTGACATGATTGCCACGGACCATGCGCCCCATGCCGAAGATGAAAAACAGGTGGAGTTCGACCAGGCCGCATTTGGTATTGTGGGGCTTGAAACCTCGTTAGGCCTCTGTCTGGACCTTGTAGCTCAGGGCCATTTGACCCTGGTGCAGCTGGTGGAAAAAATGGCCAAGGCCCCGGCGGATCTCATGGGAATTAATAACGATATTGTGCCGGGTAACGCCGCAGATCTCACCCTTATTGATTTGGATGCCGGTTGGACCGTGAACCCCGATGCGTTTGTAAGCAAAGGACGTAACACGCCTTTTGCCGGGCGCCAACTTACGGGTGCGGCGGCTATGACCATTGTTGGCGGCCGGGTTGTTTACACCAGGGATTTTGAGGGTTGA
- a CDS encoding aspartate carbamoyltransferase catalytic subunit produces the protein MRFEKKDILDIGSLSREEIAYILDTARGMKEISQRAVKKVPTLRGKTIVLFFQEPSTRTKLSFELAGKRLSADTVAISKSSSSIVKGETLRDTVRTLESMKPDIIVMRHSSSGAASQVAKWVKCSVINAGDGTHAHPSQALLDMMTIQEEKGGFEGLKVSIVGDISHSRVARSNIIGLFRMGAKVTLCAPGTMIPVGIEQMGCTVARDMDACVTNADVVMMLRIQKERQGSLLFPSEREYASLYGLNQSRLALAAKDALIMHPGPLNRGVEISTLVADGEQSVILDQVTNGVALRMALFYLVSGGSKNADSN, from the coding sequence ATGCGGTTTGAAAAAAAAGATATTCTGGATATTGGTTCTCTGAGCCGGGAGGAAATTGCGTATATCCTGGACACGGCCCGGGGGATGAAGGAAATCTCCCAACGGGCCGTTAAAAAAGTGCCCACCCTTCGGGGTAAAACCATTGTGCTTTTCTTCCAGGAGCCGTCAACCCGGACCAAGCTGTCCTTTGAGTTGGCCGGCAAGCGGCTGTCTGCAGATACAGTGGCCATATCCAAATCTTCCTCCAGCATTGTCAAAGGGGAAACATTAAGAGATACGGTCAGGACCCTTGAGTCCATGAAACCTGATATCATTGTGATGCGGCATTCATCTTCGGGTGCGGCTTCTCAGGTGGCAAAATGGGTAAAGTGCTCGGTTATTAATGCCGGAGACGGCACCCATGCCCATCCCTCCCAGGCCCTTTTGGACATGATGACGATTCAAGAAGAAAAAGGCGGGTTCGAGGGGTTAAAGGTTTCCATTGTAGGTGATATTTCCCATTCCAGGGTGGCCCGGTCTAATATCATCGGTTTGTTCAGAATGGGGGCAAAAGTGACCCTCTGTGCGCCCGGGACCATGATTCCCGTCGGTATTGAGCAAATGGGGTGCACCGTTGCCCGGGATATGGATGCGTGTGTGACAAATGCGGATGTGGTCATGATGCTTCGGATTCAAAAAGAGCGCCAGGGCAGCCTGCTTTTTCCAAGTGAGCGCGAATATGCCTCGCTTTACGGGTTAAATCAGTCGCGTTTGGCTTTGGCGGCAAAGGATGCCCTGATCATGCACCCGGGACCTTTGAACCGCGGTGTTGAAATTTCAACCCTTGTGGCGGATGGTGAACAATCCGTAATTCTGGATCAGGTGACCAATGGGGTGGCCCTGCGCATGGCCCTTTTTTATTTGGTGTCAGGAGGCAGTAAAAATGCAGATTCAAATTAA
- the lepB gene encoding signal peptidase I produces the protein MSQKKKNAWRENIEAILIAVVIALFIRTFIIQAFKIPSGSMLETLQIGDQILVNKFIYGVKIPFTNGKTLIPVKSPERNDIVVFKYPEDPSKDYIKRVIAVAGDTLEIVNKKLYVNDKLITDQPWAQYKDPRILPGQITTRDNLRKITVPANKLFVMGDNRDNSHDSRFWGFVDLSEVRGEAIVIYWSWDKAHFSVRFNRIGTLLF, from the coding sequence ATGAGTCAAAAAAAGAAAAACGCCTGGCGGGAGAATATCGAAGCGATTCTCATTGCCGTTGTTATTGCTCTGTTTATACGAACCTTTATTATCCAGGCCTTTAAGATCCCTTCCGGTTCCATGCTTGAAACACTTCAGATTGGGGACCAGATTCTTGTAAACAAATTCATTTACGGGGTGAAAATTCCTTTTACCAACGGAAAAACCCTGATCCCGGTGAAAAGTCCTGAGCGCAATGACATTGTGGTGTTCAAATATCCGGAAGATCCGTCCAAGGATTACATCAAGCGAGTAATTGCCGTTGCAGGTGACACCCTGGAAATCGTAAATAAAAAATTGTATGTCAATGACAAACTTATTACTGACCAGCCCTGGGCCCAATACAAGGATCCCCGGATTTTGCCGGGGCAGATCACAACCCGGGATAATTTAAGAAAAATTACCGTGCCGGCCAACAAGCTGTTTGTCATGGGAGACAACAGGGACAACAGCCATGATTCGCGATTCTGGGGGTTTGTGGATTTAAGTGAAGTGCGTGGCGAAGCCATTGTGATTTACTGGTCCTGGGACAAAGCGCATTTCAGCGTTCGTTTTAACCGGATCGGCACCTTGCTGTTTTAA